A genome region from Arachidicoccus soli includes the following:
- a CDS encoding anti-sigma factor, with product MNIKEYISSGIIETYALGLTSAEESRELELLAAEHSEVRDALEACQNELEAFALKEAVTPPTSLKNKIWNEIQEQDTASKTDNVQETQNENSGTSSKIALEPAWQNRNSWIKYLAAASIIGLLVSIGLNIFYKNKAEKYTAKLTQIETKQDSLVAQNNLLKVISGPDIIKITLAGVPGHADNKATVYWNGNTKEVYLALNNLPTPPSDKQYQLWAIVDGKPVNAGLYEDNGKMPKIQKVKVIEKAQMFAITLEPKGGSVSPTLTQMYVAGKI from the coding sequence TTGAATATTAAAGAATACATATCATCTGGCATTATTGAAACTTATGCATTGGGTTTGACCAGTGCAGAGGAATCCCGTGAATTGGAACTTTTGGCGGCCGAGCATTCCGAAGTCCGAGATGCTTTAGAGGCTTGTCAAAATGAATTGGAGGCATTCGCCCTTAAAGAAGCAGTGACCCCTCCAACTAGCTTAAAGAATAAGATTTGGAATGAAATACAAGAACAAGATACAGCCTCAAAAACTGATAATGTTCAAGAAACTCAAAACGAAAATTCCGGAACCTCTTCCAAAATAGCTTTGGAACCTGCTTGGCAAAATAGAAATTCCTGGATTAAATATTTAGCTGCTGCTTCTATTATTGGTTTATTGGTGAGCATTGGTTTAAATATATTTTATAAAAATAAAGCAGAGAAATATACTGCTAAACTTACACAGATAGAGACTAAACAAGATAGTCTTGTTGCCCAGAACAATTTGCTGAAGGTTATTTCCGGTCCCGATATTATTAAAATAACACTGGCAGGTGTTCCCGGACATGCAGATAATAAAGCTACTGTTTATTGGAATGGCAATACTAAAGAAGTATATCTTGCTTTAAATAATTTGCCCACTCCGCCTTCTGATAAGCAATATCAATTATGGGCGATTGTGGATGGTAAACCTGTGAATGCAGGTTTATATGAGGATAATGGAAAAATGCCTAAAATTCAAAAGGTAAAAGTGATAGAAAAAGCGCAAATGTTTGCCATCACATTAGAACCTAAGGGCGGGAGTGTTTCCCCGACATTAACGCAAATGTATGTTGCAGGTAAGATTTAG
- the ilvC gene encoding ketol-acid reductoisomerase, with protein sequence MAKLNFGGVEENVVTREEFPLSKAQEVLKNETVAVIGYGVQGPGQALNQRDNGINVIVGQRKNSKSWDKAVADGFVPGTSLFEIEEALEKGTIICYLLSDAAQIALWPTVKKHLTPGKALYFSHGFGITFNEQTGIIPPADVDVFLVAPKGSGTSLRRMFLQGRGLNSSFALFQDATGKAKDRVVALGIAVGSGYLFETDFKKEVFSDLTGERGTLMGCIQGIFAAQYEVLRSKGHTPSEAFNETVEELTQSLMPLVAENGMDWMYANCSTTAQRGALDWWKKFRDATLPVFNDLYESVATGKESQRSIDLNSQDDYREKLDAELKELRESELWQAGKTVRSLRPENN encoded by the coding sequence ATGGCAAAATTAAATTTTGGCGGCGTTGAAGAAAACGTAGTAACCCGCGAAGAATTCCCGCTTTCAAAAGCACAGGAAGTTTTAAAAAACGAAACTGTAGCCGTGATTGGCTATGGAGTCCAAGGTCCAGGCCAGGCTCTTAACCAACGTGACAATGGCATCAACGTAATTGTTGGCCAACGTAAAAACTCAAAATCATGGGACAAGGCTGTTGCTGATGGTTTTGTACCAGGAACTTCTCTATTTGAAATTGAAGAAGCATTAGAAAAAGGTACTATTATCTGTTACCTTTTAAGTGATGCTGCACAAATCGCTCTTTGGCCTACTGTAAAAAAACATTTAACTCCAGGTAAAGCATTATATTTTTCCCACGGTTTTGGTATTACTTTTAATGAACAAACTGGTATTATTCCTCCAGCAGATGTAGATGTATTCTTAGTTGCACCAAAAGGATCAGGAACTTCATTGCGTCGCATGTTCTTGCAAGGACGTGGCTTGAACAGTTCTTTTGCGTTATTTCAAGATGCTACCGGAAAAGCAAAGGATCGTGTAGTTGCATTGGGTATCGCAGTAGGAAGCGGTTATCTGTTTGAAACCGATTTTAAAAAAGAAGTTTTCAGCGATCTTACAGGTGAACGCGGAACTTTAATGGGTTGCATACAAGGAATATTTGCCGCACAATATGAAGTATTGCGATCTAAAGGTCACACTCCTTCAGAAGCCTTCAATGAAACTGTAGAAGAATTGACACAATCTCTAATGCCATTGGTTGCTGAAAACGGTATGGACTGGATGTATGCCAACTGCTCTACAACTGCACAACGTGGTGCATTAGATTGGTGGAAAAAATTCCGTGATGCAACTTTACCTGTATTCAACGATTTATATGAAAGTGTAGCTACAGGAAAAGAATCTCAACGTTCTATAGACTTAAACTCACAAGATGATTATCGCGAAAAATTAGATGCTGAATTGAAAGAATTGCGCGAAAGCGAATTATGGCAGGCAGGCAAAACTGTAAGAAGTTTACGCCCAGAAAACAATTAA
- a CDS encoding PA0069 family radical SAM protein, which produces MNKYFMNYKNEENQDKEAYLKGRGAQINTRNRFSKTEQVREHIEGIDDWSEPNIATQFIEVDAKSIVNKVDSPDLSMMYSMNPYQGCEHGCVYCYARNSFEYWGYSAGLDFERKILVKKNAPQLLRKFLMNKKWEPTPITLSGNTDCYQPAEKKFRLTRQILEVCNEFNQPVGMITKNASILRDKDILVEMSKKNLVSILISITSFDEEIRRTMEPRTTTAKQRLKVINKLSEAGVRMGVMLGPMIPGLNEHEMQRIMKAASEAGAVFSAYTFIRLNGAIKILFHDWLYKNFPNRADKVWHLIEQGHGGQVNDSRYGKRMRGEGPIADLVRQQYKKYNQLYHLNDERWELDAAQFRRPGEQLTLF; this is translated from the coding sequence ATGAATAAATATTTTATGAATTACAAAAATGAAGAAAATCAAGATAAGGAAGCTTATTTAAAAGGTCGCGGCGCACAAATAAATACCAGAAACCGTTTCTCTAAGACAGAGCAAGTACGCGAACATATAGAAGGCATTGATGATTGGAGCGAACCCAATATTGCTACCCAATTTATTGAAGTTGATGCCAAATCGATTGTCAATAAAGTGGATAGTCCTGATCTCAGCATGATGTATAGCATGAATCCATATCAAGGTTGTGAACATGGTTGTGTTTATTGCTATGCACGTAACTCTTTTGAATACTGGGGATATAGTGCAGGTCTTGACTTTGAGCGAAAAATATTAGTTAAGAAGAATGCGCCACAATTGCTTCGTAAATTTTTGATGAATAAAAAATGGGAACCCACACCTATTACATTAAGTGGAAATACCGATTGCTACCAACCTGCTGAGAAAAAATTTAGGCTCACTAGGCAAATCTTAGAAGTTTGCAACGAATTTAATCAACCAGTAGGCATGATCACAAAAAACGCAAGCATCTTACGTGACAAAGACATTTTGGTTGAAATGTCTAAGAAAAACCTGGTAAGCATTCTTATTTCCATCACTTCTTTCGACGAAGAAATACGCCGGACGATGGAACCAAGAACCACCACCGCGAAACAAAGATTAAAAGTAATTAATAAATTAAGCGAAGCCGGCGTGCGGATGGGCGTAATGTTAGGACCGATGATCCCCGGATTAAATGAACATGAAATGCAACGTATCATGAAAGCGGCAAGCGAAGCCGGTGCAGTTTTCTCTGCGTATACTTTTATCCGATTGAATGGTGCCATTAAAATATTATTTCATGATTGGCTGTATAAAAATTTCCCTAATCGTGCCGATAAAGTCTGGCATTTAATAGAACAAGGACATGGTGGTCAAGTAAACGATTCGAGATATGGCAAAAGGATGCGTGGAGAAGGCCCCATTGCCGATTTAGTAAGACAGCAATATAAAAAATACAACCAATTATATCATTTAAATGATGAGCGCTGGGAATTGGATGCAGCACAATTTAGAAGACCGGGAGAACAACTGACTTTGTTTTAA
- a CDS encoding DinB family protein, producing MINLDLKYIKRTRELFIELVESLNVEELNKIPEGFNNNIIWNFGHIIVSTQGLCYLRSGAMPAIKIPFVEKYGKGSKPGSFITKEEIEALKTQAISSLKNIETDYEAGVFKNITPYSTATYSYVMDSIEEIVACCVAHESLHFGYALALKRAIK from the coding sequence ATGATAAATTTAGATTTAAAATACATAAAACGAACAAGAGAATTATTTATAGAATTGGTAGAAAGCCTAAATGTTGAGGAGCTTAACAAAATTCCGGAAGGTTTTAATAATAATATTATCTGGAATTTCGGACATATTATTGTAAGTACGCAAGGCTTATGCTATTTACGTTCAGGTGCCATGCCTGCCATTAAAATCCCTTTTGTGGAAAAATACGGCAAGGGTTCAAAACCTGGAAGTTTTATCACAAAAGAAGAAATAGAGGCCTTAAAAACACAAGCAATCTCATCCTTAAAAAATATTGAAACAGATTATGAAGCAGGTGTGTTTAAAAATATTACTCCCTATTCCACTGCAACTTATTCATATGTAATGGACTCCATTGAAGAAATTGTAGCATGTTGTGTAGCACACGAATCTTTGCATTTTGGTTATGCCTTAGCTTTAAAAAGAGCAATTAAATAA
- a CDS encoding carboxymuconolactone decarboxylase family protein has product MKQRMNLADIDPAAYKAMRGLEEYMAQSELNILLKELIKIRTSQINGCAYCIEMHALKARENGETEKRIYAISAWRESPLFSEEERAVLQLTDELTKLGEEGVKDETYDKVLTIFGEKKLAEIIMQIITINGWNRFAISTRMMHNK; this is encoded by the coding sequence ATGAAACAAAGAATGAATTTAGCAGATATTGATCCTGCTGCATATAAGGCAATGCGTGGCTTAGAAGAATATATGGCACAATCGGAATTAAATATTTTATTAAAAGAATTAATAAAAATAAGAACTTCTCAAATCAATGGTTGCGCCTATTGTATAGAGATGCATGCTTTAAAAGCTAGAGAAAATGGAGAAACAGAAAAACGCATTTATGCAATTAGTGCTTGGAGAGAATCACCATTATTTTCGGAAGAAGAAAGAGCTGTTTTGCAATTAACAGACGAGCTTACAAAACTTGGCGAAGAGGGAGTAAAAGATGAAACCTACGACAAGGTTTTAACCATTTTTGGGGAGAAAAAACTAGCCGAGATCATTATGCAAATTATCACCATTAATGGCTGGAATAGGTTTGCCATTTCTACAAGAATGATGCACAATAAATAA
- the dacB gene encoding D-alanyl-D-alanine carboxypeptidase/D-alanyl-D-alanine endopeptidase — translation MGYFQSVLLFLLISVSSFGQSISSRLGSQTQRLLNDAQMRNASLSFYVADAATGEKVYAYDGERGLSPASTQKIFTAIASFEMLGSDYTFKTEIGYNGTLSDGVLKGDLIVTGYGDPTFGSWRFDGFKPENVKTKILASLAKAGIRAIDGNIVIDESKWDFNPTPGGWPWDDMGNYYGAGDWGINWRENQTNVTFRGGSQAGRDVTIIKVDPVLRGASLVNRLTTASSGSSDNSCLYMAPYSPVAFIQGSVPAGKTLMVTGSMPNPPLQFGYELKDWLKEKNIYCTGEIKSAADYILKDKNVPQIVTNLDVYPSPVMHDIVHFFLRKSVNLFGEAFAKALGYQEKREGSTEAGVSVIRKFWQDKGISNSMLKMIDGSGLSPQNYVCSEAEVKALLYAQDKDWFKYFYEALPTYNGMKMKSGTIGGCKAYAGYQVSRTTGKKYVFSIIINNYYGNQYSLLPKMYRILDVLK, via the coding sequence ATGGGGTATTTTCAATCGGTACTATTATTTCTATTAATAAGTGTTTCTTCTTTTGGACAAAGTATTTCTTCCAGATTGGGTTCACAAACACAGCGCTTACTTAATGATGCACAGATGAGGAATGCTTCTCTTAGTTTTTATGTTGCGGATGCTGCAACAGGTGAGAAGGTATATGCGTATGATGGAGAGCGGGGGCTTTCTCCGGCGAGTACTCAAAAAATATTTACTGCAATAGCATCCTTTGAAATGCTGGGAAGCGACTATACTTTTAAGACAGAAATTGGCTATAATGGTACTTTATCTGACGGCGTATTGAAAGGCGACCTAATTGTCACTGGTTATGGTGATCCTACTTTTGGCAGTTGGCGTTTTGATGGTTTTAAACCTGAAAATGTAAAAACTAAGATACTTGCGAGCCTTGCTAAGGCTGGTATACGTGCTATTGACGGTAATATTGTTATTGATGAAAGTAAATGGGATTTTAATCCTACTCCTGGTGGCTGGCCTTGGGACGATATGGGAAATTATTATGGCGCCGGCGATTGGGGTATTAATTGGAGAGAAAATCAAACTAATGTAACTTTTAGAGGGGGCAGTCAGGCTGGAAGAGATGTCACCATAATAAAGGTTGACCCTGTTTTAAGAGGTGCAAGTTTGGTAAATCGCTTGACTACGGCATCCTCTGGTTCTTCGGATAATAGTTGTTTATATATGGCCCCCTATTCGCCGGTTGCTTTTATTCAAGGGTCTGTACCTGCTGGCAAAACATTGATGGTTACCGGTTCAATGCCCAACCCACCCTTACAGTTTGGATACGAGTTAAAAGATTGGTTGAAAGAGAAAAATATTTATTGTACAGGAGAAATAAAATCTGCTGCAGATTACATTCTAAAAGATAAAAATGTACCTCAAATTGTAACTAACTTAGATGTATATCCTTCGCCAGTCATGCATGATATTGTTCATTTTTTTCTACGTAAAAGTGTGAATCTTTTTGGAGAAGCTTTTGCAAAAGCTTTAGGTTATCAAGAGAAAAGAGAAGGCTCTACTGAAGCGGGTGTAAGTGTAATAAGAAAATTTTGGCAGGATAAAGGCATTAGTAATTCCATGCTAAAAATGATTGATGGTAGTGGGCTTTCACCGCAAAACTATGTATGCTCAGAGGCTGAGGTAAAAGCATTATTATATGCGCAAGATAAAGATTGGTTCAAATATTTTTATGAAGCATTACCTACCTACAATGGTATGAAAATGAAGAGTGGAACTATTGGAGGTTGTAAGGCATACGCTGGTTACCAAGTATCTAGGACTACCGGGAAGAAATATGTGTTTTCTATAATTATCAATAATTATTACGGTAACCAATATAGTTTGTTGCCCAAAATGTACCGTATTTTAGATGTGTTGAAATAA
- a CDS encoding MBL fold metallo-hydrolase, whose amino-acid sequence MQNDKLDITFLGTGTSSGVPMIACHCEVCSSSNTKDKRLRSSILIQTPQTSVVIDTTPDFRQQMLRAKNDRLDAVLFTHAHKDHIAGLDDVRAYNYFQKKSMKIFATEATQTELKREFYYAFGEHKYPGVPELELHTINEHSFSINELKITPIRVWHHKLEVVAFRIGNFTYITDANKIEEEQKALIRGSSIIVVNALRKEKHISHFTLDEAIALIDELEIPNAYLTHISHQLGLHDEISEQLPSHIHLAYDGLQLSVDS is encoded by the coding sequence ATGCAGAATGATAAATTAGACATTACTTTTCTTGGAACTGGCACTAGTAGTGGCGTACCAATGATTGCTTGCCATTGCGAAGTATGTAGTTCCTCTAATACAAAAGACAAACGTTTAAGAAGCAGTATATTAATACAAACACCGCAAACTTCTGTGGTGATTGACACAACTCCTGATTTTAGACAACAAATGTTACGTGCTAAAAACGACCGACTTGATGCTGTCCTTTTTACCCACGCGCACAAAGACCATATAGCGGGCCTCGATGATGTACGAGCATATAATTATTTTCAGAAAAAATCAATGAAAATTTTTGCAACAGAAGCAACACAAACAGAATTGAAAAGAGAATTTTATTATGCTTTTGGCGAGCATAAATACCCTGGAGTTCCAGAACTCGAACTGCATACAATTAATGAACATTCATTTTCTATAAATGAATTGAAAATTACGCCCATACGTGTATGGCACCACAAATTAGAAGTAGTGGCATTTAGAATTGGAAATTTTACGTATATCACTGATGCGAATAAAATAGAAGAAGAACAAAAAGCATTGATACGTGGATCTTCAATAATTGTTGTAAATGCGCTACGAAAGGAGAAGCATATTTCTCATTTTACGTTGGATGAAGCGATTGCATTAATTGATGAGCTAGAAATACCCAATGCCTATCTGACTCATATCAGTCACCAGTTGGGATTGCACGATGAAATAAGCGAACAGTTACCTAGTCATATTCATTTAGCATATGACGGGCTGCAACTTTCGGTAGATTCTTAG
- a CDS encoding glyoxalase superfamily protein — protein MQIEKTIPVLRIFNYQKAIEFYIDWLGFKINWEHTFDENAPVYMEIERDGLVLHLSEHHGDGTPGTNVFIWCNGVEGFHEEIINKNYKYNKPGLEKTFYGSLACTVIDPFHNQITFNQKMEKSK, from the coding sequence ATGCAAATAGAGAAAACGATCCCTGTATTACGCATATTCAATTATCAAAAAGCTATAGAGTTTTATATCGACTGGCTAGGGTTCAAAATAAATTGGGAACATACTTTTGACGAAAATGCCCCTGTTTATATGGAGATTGAAAGAGATGGATTAGTTTTGCATTTGAGTGAACATCATGGAGATGGAACGCCAGGGACCAATGTATTTATTTGGTGTAATGGTGTAGAAGGTTTTCATGAAGAAATAATTAATAAAAATTATAAATACAATAAACCGGGATTAGAAAAAACATTTTATGGGTCATTAGCCTGTACGGTTATCGACCCTTTTCATAACCAGATTACTTTTAACCAAAAAATGGAAAAAAGTAAATAA
- a CDS encoding 2'-5' RNA ligase family protein — translation MDYLERFDPYTYLLILHPDESVNGKIMQQKKAFAEKNECPSCVYSKPHITLIKFFQATTMESLLVRRICYYAQSVSSFNIRINGFGSFPSHTIYIKVQTKNEIIQLVKNLRELQLPLKFDKGHKPHFITEPHITIARKLLPWQYEKGWLEWSHLDFSASFMTNDMVLLKRKDERSKYQIVANFPFEGKRQTIQQTFMF, via the coding sequence ATGGATTATTTAGAACGATTCGATCCTTACACCTATCTACTCATTCTACACCCAGATGAATCGGTGAATGGAAAAATAATGCAGCAGAAGAAAGCGTTTGCAGAAAAAAATGAATGTCCTTCCTGCGTCTATTCCAAACCGCATATCACTTTAATAAAATTTTTTCAGGCTACTACCATGGAATCCCTTTTAGTAAGAAGAATATGCTATTATGCCCAAAGTGTTTCTTCTTTCAATATTCGAATAAATGGTTTCGGCAGTTTTCCTTCACACACAATTTATATTAAAGTACAGACCAAAAATGAAATTATTCAATTGGTAAAGAATCTGCGCGAACTACAGCTTCCTTTAAAATTTGATAAAGGTCACAAACCTCATTTCATAACAGAGCCACATATTACCATTGCCAGAAAATTATTGCCTTGGCAATACGAAAAAGGTTGGCTTGAATGGAGTCATTTAGATTTTTCTGCCAGTTTCATGACCAATGATATGGTTTTATTAAAACGAAAAGATGAAAGAAGCAAATATCAAATAGTAGCCAATTTCCCATTTGAAGGAAAGCGGCAAACTATTCAACAAACCTTTATGTTTTAA
- the ilvA gene encoding threonine ammonia-lyase IlvA, which translates to MNIEFEKAAERLKGVVNRTPLQLNAVLSRKYNCNVYLKREDLQTVRSYKIRGAYNMISTLPEDKIKNGVVCASAGNHAQGFAFSCDKLNIKGVVFMPSITPKQKIQQTKMFGGDHIEIKLIGDTFDDCANAAKEYTKEHNMTFIPPFDHEKIVEGQGTVAIEILEDQPNVDYLFVPVGGGGLSAGVGLYFTQHSPNTKIIGAEPLGAPSLTEALKADHPVVLESINRFVDGAAVKEIGCLNFEIFKQIRGKCHLVDEGKVCSTILQLYNTDAIVVEPAGALSIAVLDDFKEEIKGKNVVCVVSGSNNDIDRMPEIKELSLQYEGLKHYFLIRFAQRPGALREYLNLVLSPHDDISRFEYVHKTNKEHGPALVGIELTDKNDYPPLIERMKKYNIDFTELNKDDILFGYLV; encoded by the coding sequence ATGAATATAGAATTTGAAAAAGCAGCAGAACGACTCAAGGGCGTAGTCAACAGAACACCGTTACAACTCAATGCCGTTCTATCTAGAAAATATAATTGCAACGTTTATTTAAAAAGAGAAGATTTACAAACCGTACGCTCTTATAAAATTCGTGGCGCATATAATATGATTAGCACTTTACCCGAAGATAAAATTAAAAACGGTGTAGTATGTGCTAGTGCCGGGAATCACGCGCAGGGCTTTGCATTCAGCTGTGATAAGCTAAATATAAAAGGTGTAGTTTTTATGCCAAGTATTACACCTAAACAAAAAATTCAGCAGACCAAGATGTTTGGCGGCGACCATATTGAAATAAAACTGATTGGCGATACTTTTGATGATTGTGCAAATGCAGCCAAAGAATATACCAAGGAACATAATATGACTTTCATCCCTCCTTTTGATCACGAGAAAATTGTTGAAGGACAGGGAACAGTTGCCATTGAAATATTAGAAGATCAACCAAATGTTGATTATTTGTTTGTACCTGTTGGTGGAGGTGGTTTGTCTGCAGGAGTAGGCTTGTATTTCACACAACATTCCCCCAATACAAAAATTATTGGTGCTGAGCCTTTGGGCGCCCCTTCATTAACTGAAGCCTTAAAAGCAGATCATCCAGTAGTTCTAGAATCTATCAATCGTTTCGTGGATGGTGCAGCAGTAAAAGAAATAGGCTGTTTAAATTTTGAAATTTTTAAACAAATAAGAGGGAAATGCCATTTGGTAGATGAAGGGAAAGTTTGTTCTACTATTTTGCAATTGTATAATACCGATGCAATAGTTGTAGAACCCGCGGGTGCTTTATCTATCGCTGTCCTAGACGATTTTAAAGAAGAGATTAAAGGTAAAAATGTCGTATGTGTGGTAAGTGGCAGCAACAATGACATTGACAGAATGCCCGAAATAAAAGAGTTATCGCTGCAATATGAAGGTTTGAAACATTATTTCCTAATTCGGTTTGCACAACGTCCCGGCGCTTTGCGCGAATACCTCAATTTGGTATTAAGCCCACACGATGATATCTCGCGTTTTGAATATGTACATAAAACCAATAAAGAACATGGTCCTGCATTGGTAGGTATAGAGCTCACAGATAAGAATGATTATCCACCGCTTATTGAACGAATGAAAAAATATAATATTGACTTCACAGAATTAAACAAAGACGATATTTTATTTGGATATTTAGTTTAA